Proteins from a genomic interval of Ferrovibrio terrae:
- the tkt gene encoding transketolase, with translation MLQPAAAPRHSAPVSHAEMANAIRALSMDAVQAANSGHPGMPMGMADVATVLFSRFLKFDPKNPAWPDRDRFVLSAGHGSMLIYSLLYLTGYQDMTLDELKRFRQIGARTAGHPEFGHAGGIETTTGPLGQGIATAVGMALAERAMAAQFNDKLVDHYTYVIAGDGCLMEGISHEAISMAGHLKLNKLIVLWDDNLISIDGPTSLSVSDDQIKRFQASGWATIAVDGHDPEAVAGAIAAAQKSDKPSLIACRTVIGYGAPTKAGTAATHGSPLGADEIKGAREKLGWPHAPFEIPDAILSAWRGIGAAGTAKSAAWEKLHAALPAEQRAEWDRRLKGDLPANFDKTISEYKQKLAADKPKWATRKSSQMALEVINPATPETLGGSADLTGSNNTKTAGLNPVKPGDYSGRYVYYGVREHGMAAAMNGIALHGGLIPYGGTFLVFTDYCRPSIRLSALMEQRVIYVMTHDSIGLGEDGPTHQPVEHVASLRAIPNLLVLRPADAVETAEAWQVALQQKHRPSVLALTRQDLPAVRTTHTEENLVARGGYELAAAESGAAKVTLLATGSEIAIAMTARDLLQKDGVPTRVVSMPSFELFDAQDEAYQEKTLGPGTVRIAVEAGVRQGWDRYLGIKGGFVGMSGFGASGPYEQLYKHFGITPEAVAAAAKQRL, from the coding sequence ATGCTGCAGCCTGCCGCCGCCCCCCGCCATTCCGCCCCGGTCAGCCATGCCGAGATGGCCAATGCCATCCGCGCGCTGTCCATGGATGCCGTCCAGGCCGCCAATTCCGGCCATCCCGGCATGCCGATGGGCATGGCCGACGTGGCCACCGTGCTGTTCAGCCGTTTCCTGAAATTCGATCCGAAGAATCCGGCCTGGCCCGACCGCGACCGCTTCGTGTTGTCGGCCGGCCATGGCTCGATGCTGATCTATTCGCTGCTGTACCTGACCGGCTATCAGGACATGACACTGGACGAGCTGAAGCGCTTCCGCCAGATCGGCGCGCGCACGGCCGGCCATCCGGAATTCGGCCATGCCGGCGGCATTGAAACCACCACTGGTCCGCTCGGCCAGGGCATCGCCACCGCCGTGGGTATGGCGCTGGCTGAGCGCGCGATGGCCGCGCAGTTCAACGACAAGCTGGTCGACCACTACACCTATGTGATCGCCGGTGACGGTTGCCTGATGGAAGGCATCAGCCACGAGGCGATCTCGATGGCCGGCCATCTGAAACTCAACAAGCTGATCGTGCTGTGGGACGACAACCTGATTTCCATCGACGGCCCGACGAGCCTGTCGGTGTCCGATGACCAGATCAAGCGCTTCCAGGCCAGCGGCTGGGCCACCATTGCCGTCGACGGCCATGATCCGGAAGCCGTGGCCGGCGCCATTGCGGCTGCGCAGAAGAGCGACAAGCCGAGCCTGATCGCCTGCCGCACCGTGATCGGCTATGGCGCGCCGACCAAGGCCGGCACTGCCGCCACGCATGGTTCGCCGCTCGGCGCCGACGAAATCAAGGGCGCGCGCGAGAAGCTCGGCTGGCCGCATGCGCCGTTTGAGATTCCCGATGCCATCCTGAGTGCCTGGCGTGGTATTGGCGCTGCCGGCACGGCCAAGTCGGCTGCCTGGGAAAAGCTGCATGCCGCCCTGCCGGCCGAACAGCGCGCCGAATGGGATCGCCGCCTCAAGGGCGACCTGCCGGCGAATTTCGACAAGACGATCTCTGAGTACAAGCAGAAGCTCGCGGCCGACAAGCCGAAATGGGCGACGCGCAAGTCGTCGCAGATGGCGCTGGAAGTGATCAATCCGGCGACACCGGAAACGCTCGGCGGTTCAGCTGACCTCACCGGTTCGAACAACACGAAGACCGCCGGCCTCAATCCGGTGAAGCCGGGCGACTACAGCGGCCGCTACGTGTATTACGGCGTGCGCGAGCACGGCATGGCGGCGGCGATGAACGGCATCGCCCTGCATGGTGGCCTGATCCCTTATGGCGGCACCTTCCTGGTCTTCACTGACTATTGCCGCCCGTCGATCCGCCTGTCGGCCCTGATGGAACAGCGCGTGATCTATGTGATGACGCATGATTCGATCGGCCTGGGCGAAGACGGCCCGACGCACCAGCCGGTCGAGCATGTCGCAAGCCTGCGCGCCATTCCGAATCTGCTCGTGCTGCGTCCGGCCGATGCGGTGGAAACCGCCGAAGCCTGGCAGGTCGCCCTGCAGCAGAAGCATCGCCCCAGCGTGCTGGCCCTGACCCGCCAGGACCTGCCGGCGGTGCGCACCACGCATACGGAAGAGAATCTGGTCGCCAGGGGCGGCTATGAACTCGCCGCTGCCGAAAGCGGCGCCGCCAAGGTCACCCTGCTCGCCACCGGTTCGGAAATCGCCATCGCGATGACGGCCCGCGACCTGCTGCAGAAAGACGGCGTCCCGACCCGCGTGGTCTCGATGCCGAGCTTCGAGCTGTTCGACGCCCAGGACGAGGCTTACCAGGAAAAGACTCTGGGCCCCGGCACGGTGCGAATCGCGGTCGAAGCCGGCGTCCGCCAGGGCTGGGACCGCTATCTCGGCATCAAGGGCGGTTTCGTGGGCATGAGTGGCTTTGGCGCCTCGGGCCCCTACGAGCAGTTGTACAAGCATTTCGGCATCACGCCGGAAGCAGTGGCCGCAGCCGCCAAACAACGGTTGTAA
- the msbA gene encoding lipid A export permease/ATP-binding protein MsbA: MTTAASPDSSQPAHASSGKLLRRLLAEQVRPHLASLAIALVAMIVVAAMTAATAWLLKPAIDQVFTERDPYWTMMIPLAVVIVVVIKGVATYFESTLMIGFGERVIADTQIRLYSHLIRADLAWLHDMHSGRLISSFLFDATLLREAVTKALTGMVKDTLSLIFLTGVMFSMNWQLALIVCVIFPFVGLSTRRLGRKTRKSSAKGQQETGKLTTILSETFEGARMVKAYGMEQREIERARLSVDTRLGHLMKVVRARAAASPTTEALGGIAVAVVIYIGGSSETLTLGTLTAFIYAALTAYQPLKSLATMQTAMQEGLAAADRIFTILDIKPAIEESGDAKPLQVNGGEIRLDAVSFRYASDKTALDGISLVVPPGKKAALVGASGAGKSTLLNLVPRFYDASQGSVKIDGQDVRDVTLTSLRRSVALVSQELTLFDDTIRANIAYGRPEASQAEIENAARNAAAHDFIIALPQGYDTAVGENGVKLSGGQRQRVAIARAMLRDAPILLLDEATSALDTESERLIQVALSELMRGRTTLVIAHRLSTVIDADVIFVLDHGRLVEQGSHAELLARNGAYARLYATQFAVEATA, from the coding sequence GTGACTACAGCGGCCTCGCCCGATAGCTCCCAGCCGGCCCATGCCAGCAGCGGCAAGCTGCTGCGTCGTCTGCTGGCCGAACAGGTCAGGCCGCATCTCGCTTCACTGGCGATTGCGCTCGTCGCGATGATCGTGGTGGCTGCCATGACGGCCGCCACCGCCTGGCTGCTGAAACCGGCCATCGACCAGGTCTTCACGGAGCGCGACCCTTACTGGACGATGATGATCCCGCTCGCCGTGGTGATTGTGGTCGTGATCAAGGGCGTGGCGACCTATTTCGAAAGCACGCTGATGATCGGCTTCGGCGAGCGGGTGATCGCCGATACCCAGATTCGGCTGTACAGCCATCTGATCCGTGCCGACCTTGCCTGGCTGCATGACATGCATTCCGGCCGTTTGATCTCCAGTTTCCTCTTCGATGCCACGCTGCTGCGCGAAGCCGTCACCAAGGCGCTGACCGGCATGGTGAAGGACACGCTCAGCCTGATCTTCCTGACCGGCGTGATGTTCAGCATGAACTGGCAGCTCGCGCTGATCGTCTGCGTGATCTTCCCCTTCGTGGGCCTGAGCACGCGCCGGCTGGGCCGCAAGACGCGCAAGAGCTCTGCCAAGGGTCAGCAGGAAACCGGCAAACTGACCACGATCCTGAGCGAAACCTTCGAAGGCGCGCGCATGGTCAAGGCCTATGGCATGGAGCAGCGCGAGATCGAGCGCGCCCGCCTGTCGGTCGACACCCGCCTCGGCCACCTGATGAAGGTGGTGCGCGCCCGCGCCGCCGCCAGTCCGACCACCGAGGCGCTTGGCGGCATTGCGGTGGCGGTGGTGATCTATATCGGCGGCAGCAGCGAAACGCTGACACTCGGCACGCTCACGGCCTTCATCTATGCGGCGCTGACCGCCTATCAGCCGCTCAAGTCTCTCGCCACCATGCAGACTGCCATGCAGGAAGGCCTGGCTGCGGCCGACCGCATCTTCACCATACTCGACATCAAGCCGGCCATCGAAGAATCCGGCGATGCGAAGCCGCTGCAGGTGAATGGCGGCGAAATCCGCCTCGATGCCGTCAGCTTCCGCTATGCCTCCGACAAGACAGCACTGGATGGCATCAGCCTCGTGGTCCCGCCGGGCAAGAAGGCCGCGCTGGTGGGCGCCTCGGGCGCCGGCAAGTCGACGCTGCTCAATCTGGTGCCGCGCTTCTACGACGCCAGCCAGGGCAGCGTGAAAATCGACGGCCAGGATGTGCGCGATGTAACGCTGACTTCGTTGCGTCGCAGCGTCGCTCTGGTCAGCCAGGAGCTGACGCTGTTCGACGACACCATCCGCGCCAATATCGCCTATGGACGGCCCGAAGCCAGCCAGGCCGAAATCGAAAATGCCGCACGTAATGCAGCCGCGCATGATTTCATCATCGCCCTGCCGCAGGGCTATGATACGGCAGTGGGCGAGAACGGCGTGAAACTGTCGGGTGGCCAGCGCCAGCGCGTGGCCATCGCCCGCGCCATGCTGCGCGACGCGCCGATCCTGCTGCTGGATGAAGCCACCAGCGCGCTGGATACCGAATCCGAACGCCTGATCCAGGTGGCGCTGAGCGAGCTGATGCGCGGCCGCACCACGTTGGTGATCGCCCATCGCCTGTCCACCGTGATCGACGCTGACGTGATCTTCGTGCTCGATCACGGCCGCCTGGTCGAACAAGGCAGTCATGCCGAACTGCTGGCCCGCAACGGTGCCTATGCCCGGCTTTACGCGACCCAGTTCGCCGTCGAGGCTACCGCCTGA
- a CDS encoding lysophospholipid acyltransferase family protein, producing the protein MAGLWKRIQRSKPAVRFAADAIAFYVRLVRNTTRWDIRGAEYPEAFWSENRPFILAFWHGRLLLIPPTWRRDRRMNMLISQHRDGELIARAMDPFGIGTVRGSAAKAGKKDKGGSGALRVMVRQLKLNEYAGFTPDGPRGPRMRASIGVIAAARLAKVPILPVTYAVRRRRVLNSWDRFILPWPFNRGVYLWGEPIDVHSDITESPEQAALRLETILNRLCDEADRLCGHAPIAPADRLPAEGDG; encoded by the coding sequence ATGGCCGGGCTGTGGAAACGCATCCAGCGAAGCAAACCCGCCGTGCGGTTCGCGGCGGATGCCATCGCTTTCTATGTCCGCCTGGTGCGCAACACCACGCGATGGGACATTCGTGGCGCCGAATATCCGGAAGCCTTCTGGTCTGAAAACCGACCGTTCATTCTCGCCTTCTGGCACGGCCGACTGCTGCTGATCCCGCCAACCTGGCGCCGCGACCGGCGTATGAACATGCTGATCTCGCAGCATCGCGACGGCGAGCTGATCGCCCGCGCCATGGATCCCTTCGGTATCGGCACGGTCCGCGGTTCCGCCGCCAAGGCCGGCAAAAAAGACAAGGGCGGCAGCGGCGCATTGCGGGTGATGGTGCGCCAGCTCAAGCTCAATGAATATGCCGGCTTCACCCCCGATGGGCCGCGCGGGCCGCGCATGCGGGCCAGTATCGGCGTGATCGCGGCCGCCCGGCTGGCCAAGGTGCCGATCCTGCCGGTGACCTATGCGGTAAGACGCCGCCGTGTGTTAAATTCCTGGGACCGCTTCATCCTGCCCTGGCCATTCAACCGGGGGGTTTACCTCTGGGGCGAACCGATCGACGTGCACAGCGACATCACTGAAAGCCCGGAACAGGCCGCCCTGCGTCTTGAAACGATCCTGAATAGGCTCTGCGACGAAGCGGACCGCCTGTGTGGCCACGCCCCGATCGCGCCGGCCGACCGCCTGCCGGCAGAAGGCGATGGCTAA
- the lpxK gene encoding tetraacyldisaccharide 4'-kinase yields MAKTAPHFWQAGSTSPLPRLLRPLSALYGLGNRLNQRMTAAQEIGAPVISIGNLVAGGAGKTPTAIAIALRLAALGRHPQIVSRGYGGKLAGPVRVDLTRHTSTDVGDEALLLAAAAPTWIGGNRPAAARAAVAAGADCIIADDAHQTYALARRLSLLVVDGGYGFGNGLQLPAGPLREPIEEGLARCDALVLIGPRSVPLPDFGRRPVFAATLDPNPADAVRLRGRSVLAFAGIGRPEKFFTSLQQLGATVVQTATFPDHAPYSPDTVMRLVETAHKLNAIPVTTAKDQVRLPAKARQMVDVLRVVLNFAEPQRVDDYLRSRLHDGATAGA; encoded by the coding sequence ATGGCTAAGACGGCGCCGCATTTCTGGCAGGCCGGCAGCACATCACCGCTGCCCAGGCTGCTGCGTCCGCTGTCGGCGCTGTATGGGTTGGGCAACCGCCTCAACCAGCGCATGACAGCCGCGCAGGAGATCGGCGCGCCGGTAATCTCGATCGGGAATCTGGTCGCCGGCGGCGCAGGCAAGACGCCGACCGCCATCGCCATTGCCCTGCGCCTGGCCGCGCTTGGCCGACATCCGCAGATCGTCAGCCGCGGCTATGGAGGAAAGCTGGCCGGACCGGTGCGGGTCGATCTGACCCGTCACACATCCACCGATGTGGGTGACGAGGCCCTGCTGCTGGCCGCCGCCGCACCGACCTGGATCGGCGGCAACCGCCCCGCCGCCGCCCGTGCTGCAGTTGCGGCGGGTGCCGACTGCATCATCGCTGACGATGCGCACCAGACCTATGCGCTGGCCCGCCGGCTCAGTCTGCTGGTGGTCGATGGCGGCTACGGCTTCGGCAACGGGCTGCAGTTGCCAGCCGGGCCTCTTCGCGAACCCATTGAGGAAGGCCTGGCGCGCTGCGATGCCCTGGTGCTGATCGGTCCGCGCAGCGTTCCGTTGCCTGACTTTGGCCGTCGCCCGGTTTTCGCCGCCACGCTGGACCCCAATCCGGCCGACGCCGTGCGTCTGCGTGGCCGCAGTGTTCTGGCCTTTGCTGGCATCGGCCGCCCGGAGAAATTTTTCACATCCTTGCAACAGCTCGGTGCCACGGTGGTGCAAACGGCCACCTTCCCCGACCACGCCCCCTATTCGCCCGACACTGTGATGCGTCTCGTTGAAACCGCCCATAAGCTGAATGCCATTCCGGTCACCACTGCGAAGGATCAGGTGCGCCTGCCGGCCAAGGCGCGACAGATGGTGGATGTGCTGCGTGTCGTGCTGAACTTTGCTGAACCGCAGCGCGTGGACGACTACCTGCGTTCCAGACTGCATGACGGAGCGACGGCTGGTGCTTAA
- a CDS encoding lysophospholipid acyltransferase family protein — MLKKLLFPHAEPHEYVAAWGARLALALFAALPVDRASAFGGWIACRIGPRLGVHRTAKANLELALPERSAEHERILQGMWNNLGRVLAEYAHLGDIHIGSHEAGEQIEVVGDEHLADIRDGKKPAIFFSAHFGNWEVMSIAGVHYGIHLVQVYRAANNPLTEEILQNLRKPVGGQRVPKGMQAARELLKALKRNECLAMLVDQKLNTGRAVPFFGHDAMTAPAIAELALRTGCPVVPIYGERLGDSARFRVTIQAPIQLENTGDRESDIDSALRMINQNLEERIRRNPEQWFWVHKRWKR, encoded by the coding sequence GTGCTTAAAAAATTGCTGTTCCCGCATGCAGAGCCGCATGAATACGTTGCCGCCTGGGGTGCCCGGCTGGCGCTGGCGCTGTTTGCCGCCCTGCCGGTGGATCGCGCTTCCGCCTTTGGGGGCTGGATCGCATGCAGGATCGGCCCTCGTCTGGGGGTGCACAGAACTGCGAAAGCCAATCTGGAACTCGCATTGCCTGAACGCAGCGCCGAGCATGAGCGCATCCTGCAGGGCATGTGGAACAACCTCGGCCGCGTACTGGCTGAGTATGCCCATCTGGGCGACATACATATCGGCTCACACGAAGCCGGCGAACAGATCGAAGTCGTGGGCGACGAGCATCTCGCCGACATCCGCGACGGCAAGAAGCCCGCGATATTCTTCTCCGCTCATTTCGGCAATTGGGAAGTGATGAGCATCGCAGGCGTGCATTACGGCATTCACCTGGTGCAGGTCTATCGCGCCGCCAACAATCCACTGACTGAAGAGATTCTGCAGAATCTGCGCAAGCCGGTTGGCGGCCAGCGTGTGCCGAAGGGCATGCAGGCAGCACGCGAACTGCTGAAAGCCCTCAAGCGCAATGAATGCCTGGCGATGCTGGTGGATCAGAAACTCAACACCGGCCGCGCCGTGCCTTTCTTCGGTCATGACGCCATGACCGCCCCGGCGATTGCGGAACTGGCGCTACGTACGGGCTGCCCTGTTGTACCGATCTATGGCGAACGCCTGGGCGATAGCGCCCGCTTCCGCGTCACCATCCAGGCCCCGATCCAGCTGGAAAATACCGGGGACCGCGAAAGCGACATCGACAGCGCACTGCGGATGATCAACCAAAATCTTGAAGAGCGGATTCGCCGGAACCCCGAACAATGGTTCTGGGTGCACAAGCGCTGGAAGCGCTGA
- a CDS encoding M23 family metallopeptidase, translating to MRRWLAVLLLMAAGNVTAAEANEAPAGITWQGDFSQGGLVTGAAEPGILIKLNDRIVPVAKNGRFVFGFGRDESATMTLTVTRDGGRSEPVTLRIAPQTYDIQRIDGLPPAQVTPPPAVLERIRRENAAIAAVRQRNTARQDFLQGWIWPAKGPVSGVYGSQRILNGEPRTPHYGLDIAAPTGSPVVAPSAGEVVLAEKDIYFTGGTIIIDHGMGINSAFSHLHALNVKVGQQVKQGELIGTVGATGRATGPHLDWRVNWFDVRLDPQRLLPEKP from the coding sequence ATGAGGCGCTGGCTTGCCGTATTGCTTCTTATGGCCGCCGGCAACGTGACTGCCGCTGAAGCAAACGAGGCGCCGGCCGGCATCACCTGGCAGGGTGATTTCAGCCAAGGCGGCCTAGTCACCGGCGCAGCCGAGCCCGGCATCCTGATCAAGCTGAACGACCGGATCGTTCCGGTAGCAAAGAATGGCCGTTTCGTCTTTGGCTTCGGCCGCGATGAATCCGCCACAATGACGCTGACCGTAACCCGCGATGGCGGCCGCAGCGAACCGGTGACGTTGCGGATCGCGCCGCAGACTTATGACATCCAGCGCATCGATGGCCTGCCGCCAGCGCAGGTGACGCCGCCGCCGGCCGTGCTGGAGCGCATCAGGCGCGAGAATGCGGCGATTGCCGCTGTGCGCCAGCGCAACACGGCGCGGCAGGATTTCCTGCAGGGCTGGATCTGGCCGGCGAAAGGCCCGGTCTCCGGCGTGTATGGCAGCCAGCGGATTCTCAACGGCGAACCGCGCACGCCGCATTACGGTCTCGATATCGCGGCGCCGACTGGCAGCCCTGTCGTTGCGCCGTCGGCCGGTGAAGTGGTGCTGGCCGAGAAGGATATCTATTTCACTGGCGGAACGATCATCATCGACCACGGCATGGGGATCAATTCGGCTTTCTCGCACCTGCATGCCCTCAACGTGAAGGTCGGGCAGCAGGTGAAACAGGGCGAACTGATCGGTACGGTGGGCGCGACCGGCCGCGCGACCGGTCCGCATCTCGACTGGCGGGTGAACTGGTTCGACGTGCGGCTCGATCCGCAGCGCCTGCTGCCGGAAAAGCCGTAG
- a CDS encoding DUF2093 domain-containing protein, whose amino-acid sequence MPPPPLPRDIEARLYFRHGTFDIVFPGSYVTCAVTGQRIALEQLRYWSVDRQEAYADAVIATRGLAIDPVKRA is encoded by the coding sequence ATGCCGCCGCCACCGCTGCCGCGCGACATCGAAGCCCGGCTGTATTTCCGGCATGGCACTTTCGATATCGTCTTCCCCGGCTCGTATGTCACCTGCGCGGTCACTGGCCAGCGCATCGCACTGGAGCAATTGCGCTACTGGAGCGTGGACCGCCAGGAAGCCTATGCCGATGCCGTTATTGCCACGCGCGGACTGGCCATCGATCCGGTGAAGCGCGCATGA
- the xseA gene encoding exodeoxyribonuclease VII large subunit translates to MSDFEPSQPGAAGAPTAPGNVPEYTVTELSLRLKRSIEDNFGWVRVRGEISGFKRAASGHLYFSLKDADSLLDGVCWKGSAARLGVKPEDGMEVICSGKLTSYPGRSKYQMVVERMELAGLGALMALLEQRKQKLAAEGLFAAERKRPLPYLPRVIGVVTSPTGAVIRDILHRLADRFPTHVLVWPVLVQGEGAAEQVAKAIRGFNALPENGSGATGVPRPDLLIVARGGGSLEDLMAFNEEVVVRAAAASDIPLISAVGHETDTTLIDFASDRRAPTPTAAAEMAVPVRLDLVAGVAGLDERLRRSITRMAQDKRRHLDSLGRGLRGPREQLDMARQRFDDLSDRLRHALRVGVAAQRARMETAMARLRPALLRREVAEYGRRLKDADARLLRAMRQRQADAAQRLSQPAKLLESLSYRNVLARGFAVIHGADGTPLNSADAMAPGAAVAIEMHDGRRDAQIVGGGSAPPVAKKAAPAAAKPTKQESLF, encoded by the coding sequence ATGAGCGATTTCGAGCCTTCCCAGCCTGGTGCGGCCGGCGCCCCGACAGCGCCCGGAAACGTGCCGGAATATACGGTTACCGAGCTCTCGCTGCGCCTCAAGCGCAGCATCGAGGACAATTTCGGCTGGGTGCGGGTCCGCGGCGAAATCTCCGGTTTCAAGCGGGCGGCGTCGGGCCATCTCTACTTCTCGCTGAAGGATGCCGATTCGCTGCTGGATGGCGTCTGCTGGAAGGGCAGTGCCGCGCGTCTCGGGGTCAAACCCGAAGACGGCATGGAGGTGATCTGCTCGGGCAAGCTGACCAGCTATCCTGGCCGATCGAAGTATCAGATGGTCGTGGAGCGGATGGAGTTGGCGGGCTTGGGCGCGCTGATGGCGCTGCTGGAGCAGCGCAAGCAGAAGCTCGCGGCTGAAGGGCTCTTCGCCGCCGAACGCAAACGGCCGCTGCCGTATCTGCCGCGCGTGATCGGCGTGGTGACCTCGCCGACCGGCGCCGTGATCCGCGACATCCTGCATCGCCTGGCAGACCGTTTCCCCACCCATGTGCTGGTCTGGCCGGTGCTGGTGCAGGGCGAGGGTGCCGCCGAGCAGGTGGCGAAAGCCATCCGCGGCTTCAATGCCCTTCCGGAGAATGGTTCAGGGGCAACAGGCGTGCCGCGGCCCGATCTGCTGATCGTCGCGCGCGGTGGCGGCAGCCTGGAAGATCTGATGGCCTTCAACGAGGAAGTGGTGGTGCGCGCCGCCGCGGCTTCAGATATTCCACTGATCTCGGCGGTGGGCCATGAAACCGATACGACGCTGATCGACTTCGCCTCCGACCGTCGTGCACCGACGCCGACGGCGGCGGCCGAAATGGCCGTGCCTGTGCGGCTCGATTTGGTTGCCGGCGTCGCCGGGCTGGATGAACGCCTGCGCCGCAGCATCACGCGCATGGCGCAGGACAAGCGCCGGCATCTCGACAGCCTCGGCCGTGGCCTGCGTGGTCCGCGCGAACAGCTCGACATGGCGCGCCAGCGTTTCGACGATCTCTCGGACCGTCTGCGGCATGCGTTGCGCGTCGGCGTGGCGGCGCAGCGCGCGCGGATGGAGACGGCGATGGCCCGGCTGCGGCCGGCGCTGCTGAGGCGGGAAGTGGCAGAGTATGGCCGACGCCTGAAGGATGCCGATGCGCGACTGCTGCGCGCCATGCGCCAGCGTCAGGCCGATGCAGCGCAGCGCCTGAGTCAGCCGGCCAAGCTGCTGGAGAGCCTGTCCTACCGCAATGTGCTGGCACGCGGCTTTGCCGTGATCCATGGCGCGGACGGCACGCCCCTGAACAGCGCTGACGCGATGGCGCCGGGTGCTGCCGTCGCCATCGAGATGCATGATGGCCGCCGCGATGCGCAGATTGTCGGCGGCGGTTCCGCACCTCCCGTGGCGAAGAAAGCAGCGCCTGCCGCCGCGAAGCCGACCAAGCAGGAAAGTCTGTTCTGA
- the purD gene encoding phosphoribosylamine--glycine ligase produces MNLLVIGSGGREHALCWALSASPLVNKLVCAPGNAGIAQVAKLAPVDPLDLDAVLQLCRDEHIDFVVVGPEAPLVIGLVDHLEAAGFACFGPNKAAAQLEGSKGFMKDLCAKYGIPTAAYGRFSDGAAAETFIRKHGAPIVVKADGLAAGKGVVVAMTLEEALDASAALFAEPGAQAVIEEFMDGEEVSFFALVDGKHALALASAQDHKRVGDGDTGPNTGGMGAYSPAKVFTPALQQQVMEQIIMPTVNGMIAEGMPFKGVLFAGLMLTKDGPKLLEYNTRFGDPECQTLMLRLKSDLLPALMASRDGMLKDFDLRWKDDAALCVVMAAEGYPAEPRKGTAIEGLDAAAAEADTIVFHAGTKPGADGAILANGGRVLGVCGTGKTIAAAQARAYAAVDKVRWPQGFCRRDIGWRAIAREQK; encoded by the coding sequence ATGAATCTTCTCGTCATCGGATCCGGCGGGCGCGAGCATGCCCTGTGCTGGGCGCTGAGCGCCTCGCCGCTGGTCAACAAGCTGGTCTGCGCCCCCGGCAATGCCGGCATCGCGCAAGTGGCAAAGCTCGCCCCGGTCGATCCGCTCGATCTGGATGCCGTGCTGCAGCTCTGCCGTGACGAGCATATCGATTTCGTCGTGGTCGGCCCCGAGGCTCCGCTGGTGATTGGCCTGGTCGACCATCTGGAGGCCGCGGGCTTTGCCTGTTTCGGCCCGAACAAGGCCGCGGCCCAGCTTGAAGGCTCCAAGGGCTTCATGAAGGACCTCTGCGCCAAATACGGCATCCCGACCGCGGCCTATGGCCGGTTCAGCGATGGCGCCGCGGCGGAAACCTTCATCCGCAAGCACGGCGCCCCCATCGTGGTGAAGGCCGACGGCCTTGCCGCCGGCAAGGGCGTGGTCGTGGCGATGACGCTGGAGGAAGCGCTGGACGCCAGCGCGGCGTTGTTCGCCGAGCCCGGCGCGCAGGCGGTGATCGAGGAATTCATGGATGGCGAGGAAGTCAGCTTCTTCGCTCTGGTGGACGGAAAACATGCGCTGGCGCTGGCCTCGGCGCAGGATCACAAGCGCGTCGGTGATGGCGATACCGGGCCCAACACGGGCGGCATGGGCGCCTATTCCCCGGCCAAGGTCTTCACTCCTGCCCTGCAGCAGCAGGTGATGGAGCAGATCATCATGCCGACGGTAAATGGCATGATCGCCGAGGGCATGCCGTTCAAGGGCGTGCTGTTCGCCGGGCTGATGCTCACCAAGGACGGCCCGAAGCTGCTGGAATACAATACGCGCTTCGGCGATCCGGAATGCCAGACTCTGATGCTGCGGCTGAAATCCGACCTGCTGCCTGCGCTGATGGCCTCGCGCGACGGCATGCTGAAGGATTTCGACCTGCGCTGGAAGGACGATGCCGCGCTCTGCGTCGTGATGGCCGCCGAAGGTTACCCCGCCGAACCGCGCAAGGGCACCGCGATCGAAGGGCTTGATGCCGCTGCGGCCGAAGCGGATACGATTGTGTTCCATGCGGGCACCAAGCCGGGCGCCGATGGCGCAATACTGGCAAATGGCGGTCGCGTGCTGGGCGTCTGCGGCACAGGCAAGACCATTGCGGCAGCACAGGCGCGTGCCTATGCCGCTGTGGATAAAGTCCGCTGGCCGCAGGGTTTCTGCCGCAGGGACATCGGCTGGCGGGCGATCGCCCGCGAGCAGAAGTAA